AATATTGCTTCAGCATTGTGAGTCCTATTTCCGGAAGTTTTACATCAGGCAACTTTCTGACATTTATGCTGCAATATGCTCTCCATCTAATAGACTACATGATATAGCAGGTAAAACCAAGTGATAACTAAAGTGAGCAGTAGTTTTCTTAACGCTTCAAAAATACCTCAGTTATAGGGAAACTTGCCTTTAGACTAAGAAAACGTCCTTGGCATCTACGGAAAACCTCTCAAGAGGAGGAAATTCATTACAGGAGGAAAACTCAAAAATGATTTTGCGAATTTCCTGCTATACCTGAACCAGTACTTTTGTGGTTGTTAGTTTGACTCTATAAGAAGGCTGCCACGTACAGATTTGCTTCTCAGGTTTTGGCTCTCTAATTATAGTTAGCAGGCGTTGATTATTTGCCGCTTAAGCAACAGTTCCTGAGAAAAGACTAAGCGCTGCTGTGTTCGCTTAATTTCGTTGCAGGAAGAATAGCTGTACTTAATAATTGAGCGGGATATCAGCCGAGCTTAACGCATTGATTAAAATGCTTAATCAGCCAACATCCAAATTTAAAATCTGCTTGCTGACTCAGCCATCTTGTAAACTATGCAACCAAAGCTGAATCTATTGCGTATCAGGGTTGACTAATTCCTCGCTCTGGTTCATTTGTACTAAAGGAATTTGAGGGTTTTTGAGATCGATGTACGCGATTTGGCTGGATTTCATCTTTGTGGAGAGTTGCCGCATTTGATCGAGTACTTTGAGCTTCTCATTTAACTGAGGAGTGTAAGGACCAAGATGAACAATTCCTAACTCAGTTTTGAGAATTAAATTGGCTGAATCTTGGCAATCAATTTCTGTCACTTTAACAGGACTACGACTAATGGCTTGATAAAGCTGAGTCCAGTAGGAGCGATATTGCTCCGGTGAACCAATAACTTTGAGATTGAGCGATTTTAGCTTACTACGTACCTGGGAATTATAAGACTTGCTCGGTATCCACACGCCAGTTTGATCTAAAAAGCCTATTGATGCTTTTGGCTCTAGAGTGGGACTCCCCTCAGAGCGCTTGGTGAGACTGATCGCTACCGGAACTCGTTCCTGCACTTGGACAATTAAACTGGGAGGAAATAGTTGACGAGTAACAGTAACGTCAGCAATAGGGGAATAGGACTTTAAAGCACTAGCGATCGCTTTTGGTTCAATTTGCAGCAACGACTGAGGTGATTTAAGCGGGAGTAGCGATTGAATTGCCTGCTCAGAAAGCAAATGATTGCCCTCAACAATAATCTGGTTCGATTCGTCGTGCAGCACCCAAACTGGTCGAGTTGTTGCCCAGATTGAGCCACCCAATATACTAGTAACAATTAATATGCGCCAAAGAAACTGAAGCTGTTTCAGGCGTCTTCTACTACGTAAGATTCGACGTCGTTGGGTCAAATCAGACCAAGAAATAGATGGTTTGCTGGTCATCCTAACTCATCACTAGCGAGAATATGAAGCGATTTGCTTTGAGTCGTGCAATAGATAGTTTTTAGTGTCTTTGCAGATTATGAAGCAAAACCTTCAGAGGTTGAAGACAAATTGCCTCCAGGCGCGCCTTCCGAGTAACCTTCCATCACAAAATAACAAAAACACTACCGCTACCTCCAATCTCTATCAAACCGCAATTTCACTGATAAATTTGAATGAGTTGATGACTACTTCACAAATGTTTGAGTGAATATGCGGTGGTAAAATAGCAGGCTTTATGATAACTGCTGTAGCCACCAAAAGATGTAATCTATAGCACATTGGTTGAGACTAGAACGTATAAGGCAGAATCCATTGTGGGTGTAAAGTATTTTAATTGGCATTTTCTAAAGTATTGTTTAGAATTGTAAAAAAATTGCGATCAGGCTGGACAAAGATTACACCTGTCACAGCTAATATCCAGCTAAGTAGAAAAGCCCTCTAGAGGTAAAAGTGCTTTTTTGGAGATACCAGTAGCCTACCAATGCAGCAAGAAGTAAAATTTTTGTGTCTTTATTGTTAAACAAACAGCAGTCTCTTTTTCCCAAATATCATGGGTAACACGTTTGGGCATTTGTTTCGAGTCACGACTTTTGGTGAATCTCACGGTGGCGGCGTTGGAGTAGTGATTGATGGTTGCCCACCGCGACTAGAAATTTCTACAGCGGAGATCCAGCTAGAACTAGACCGCAGGCGACCAGGGCAAAGTAAAATCACGACACCGAGGAAAGAAGCTGATAGCTGTGAAATTCTTTCGGGGGTGTTTGAGGGTAAAACCCTGGGCACACCGATCGCGATTCTAGTAAGAAACAAAGACACGCGACCGCAAGACTATGACGAGATGGCACAGAAGTATCGCCCCTCCCATGCGGATGTTACCTACGATTCAAAGTATGGTATTCGTAACTGGCAGGGTGGGGGACGTTCATCAGCACGAGAGACAATTGGACGAGTGGCAGCAGGAGCGATCGCGAAAAAAATTCTACGTCAGATCGCTGGTGTGGAAATTATTGGTTACGTCAAACGGATCAAAGATTTAGAAGGCGTCGTCGATCCCAATACCGTTACCCTAGAGCAAGTAGAGAGTAACATTGTCCGCTGTCCCGATGCTGAATGTGCGGAACAGATGATTGAACAAATTGAGCAAATAGGACGGCAAGGAGATTCCATTGGCGGTGTAGTGGAATGCGTGGCTCGGAATGTACCAAAAGGCTTAGGTTCACCAGTATTTGACAAGTTGGAAGCAGATATTGCCAAGGGTGTAATGTCTCTCCCCGCCAGCAAAGGCTTTGAAATTGGCTCAGGTTTTGCTGGAACGTTATTAACTGGAAGTGAGCATAATGATGAGTTCTACACTGACGAAACAGGTGAAATCCGTACCGTAACTAACCGCTCTGGCGGCGTTCAGGGTGGTATCTCCAACGGGGAAAATATTATTCTGCGGGTAGCGTTTAAACCAACGGCAACAATTCGCAAAGAGCAACGCACAGTCAACCGCGAGGGCGAAGAAACTCTATTAGCAGCGAAAGGACGGCACGACCCCTGCGTTTTGCCTAGAGCAGTGCCAATGGTGGAAGCAATGGTCGCTCTAGTACTTTGCGATCATCTGCTGCGACATCATGGGCAGTGTGAAGTTTTGAGCTTAGGCTAGTAATACTGGATTGTTAATTTGCAAAAGCAACAAATTAAAGTTTATTGCTGGGAAAAAGTAGCTTTAAAATCTGGAGATAAAAATCAGCTAAGGATGTTTCCTTTGGAATGTTGATTATATTTATAACAGTGTTTTTCTGTGGTTAGTATCCGGATTTTATCTCAAGGCTTTACCAGTTATTCTTGCTTAATGGATTGACTTTGGCTTTTAACCTCATAATTGTAGGGCTTAAAATTAGATATAGATAAGACAATAGCCTGCAATAAAAAAGCCTGTGACTAAATCTGCCTTTGCTGCTGAACGCCTGTTATTTACCCCAGCTGCACCTGACACTGACGCTATCCCCACTATCTTTGCCTTCCCCAATGAGTACAGTGTTGGCATTACTAGTTTGGGCTATCAGGTGGTGTGGGCAACTTTGGCAATGCGTTCTGATGTTCAAGTTAGCCGCCTATTCACTGATACACATGAACAACTGCCGCGATCGCCTGAATTAGTCGGCTTTTCCTGCTCGTGGGAACTGGATTATGTCAATATTCTGAACTTACTGGAATTTCTAGAGATTCCGATTCACTCAGCTGCTCGTTCTGCAGCTGATCCCTTAGTATTTGGCGGTGGTCCCGTGCTGACTGCCAACCCAGAACCCTTCGCAGATTTCTTTGACATCATCTTGCTGGGGGATGGCGAAAATCTGCTGGGAAACTTTATTGAAGCATACAAACAAGTCCGCAATGCTGACCGAAAAACGCAGTTGCGCCAACTGGCACAAGTACCAGGAGTGTATGTTCCCAGTCTGTACGAAGTAACTTATCACAGTCCAGATGGCTGCATCCAGTCAATTCAACCAGTGGCAGCTGAGATCCCCAACTGGGTAGAAAAACAAACTTACCGGGGCAATACTCTGTCTGCTTCAACGGTGGTAACTGAGAAAGCAGCTTGGGAAAACATTTACATGGTGGAAGTGGTACGCAGTTGCCCAGAGATGTGTCGCTTCTGCCTTGCAAGTTACCTGACGCTGCCTTTTCGGACGGCGAGTGTTGAAGGCTCGTTAATTCCGGCAATTGAGCGCGGATTAGCCGTGACGGATCGAATCGGCTTACTGGGGGCATCTGTAACACAGCATCCAGAGTTTGAAACTTTGCTGGATTACCTGAGTCAACCTCAGTATGATCGCGTACGGCTGAGTATTGCCTCAGTCCGGACAAACACAGTCACGCTAGAGCTGGCTCAAGCTTTGGCAAAGCGAGACACGCGATCGCTTACTATTGCCGTGGAAAGTGGCTCTGAACGGTTACGGCAGATTATCAACAAAAAACTGAATAACGATGAAATTATCCAGGCAGCGGTAAATGCCAAGGCGGGTGGATTAAGTGGTTTGAAACTCTACGGGATGGCGGGTGTTCCTGGCGAGGAACCAGCGGATTTGGAGCAAACTGTAGAAATGATGCGATCGCTCAAAAGAGCTGCTCCGGGGTTACGCTTGACTTTTGGATGCAGTACATTTGTCCCCAAGGCGCACACGCCGTTTCAGTGGTTTGGAGTGAATCGGGAAGCAGAAAAGCGATTGCAGCTATTGCAGAAGCAGTTAAAGCCGCAAGGCATTGATTTCCGGCCTGAAAGTTATAACTGGTCAGTGATTCAGGCTTTATTATCGAGAGGCGATCGCCGTCTGTCCCAGTTGTTAGAACTAACGCGGCACTATGGCGACTCCCTAGGCAGTTACCGCCGTGCTTTCAAACAGCTAAGGGAACAACTTCCTGACTTAGACTTCTACGTCCACATCAACTGGTCAAAATCACAAGTCTTACCCTGGAGCCATCTGCAAGGTCCACTCTCTCAAGCTACATTATTGAAACATTTAGCAGCAGCTGAGGCTCTATTCAACCACAAACAAGCTAAGTTTGAGCCTCATGACCCGCCACTCAAGCCGAGACAAACAGCAGCATTTTAGTCAAGGTCGCTTTTGACCCCACTCGATCAATTGCGTCAGTAAAGGTAGAGGTATTCCAGCTCTTTGGGCAGCTTCTTGTCTAGTTTTCCCTCGCCGCAACAGCGAGATGGCATCCTGAGATTTTCTCCACGTTGAGGTATTGGGTTTAATTTGACCTTCATGCTTTGCCACCACTAAGCCAAATGCCACGGCATTTGCATCGTTAATTGCTTGTTGTGGATACTTGGCTGGTTCAGTTGAAGACGAGCTAGCAGCAATCGAGGTGCTTTCCACCGACTTGACTCTAGTAGGTCGATTTTCACCCCACTCGATCAATTGCGTTAGTAAAGGCAGAGGAATTCCAGCTCTTTGGGCAGCTTCTTGTCTAGTTTTTCCTCGACGCAACAGCGAGATGGCATCCTGAGATTTTCTCCACGTTGAGGTGTATGGTTTTATTTGACCTTCATGCTTTGCCACTACTAAACCAAATGCTACGGCATTTGCATCATTAATTGCCCGTTGTGGATACTTGGCTGGTTCAGTTGAGGATGAGTTAGCAGCTATTGAAGTATGTTTCTTCAAAGTAGCTGTAGCAGGTAAATTAGACGGTGTGGTTGTGCTAGTGGGAGGAGTTAAAGCTCTGCTAGGTGGTGTTGCAGTATCGGGAGTCGTAACAACTGTGTCCGGGCTGGTTGTGCTAGTGGGAGGAGTTAAAGACCTGCTAGGTGGTGTTGCAGTATCGGGAGTTGTAGCAACTGTGTCCGGGCTGGTTGTGCTAGGAGGAGTTAAAGCTCTGCTAGGTAACGTTGCCGTGTCAGGAGTTGTAGCAACTGTGTCCGGGCTGGTTGTGCTAGGAGGAGTTAAAGCTCTGCTAGGTAGCGTTGCCGTGTCAGGAGTCGTAGCAACTGTATCAGGAACTGTGAAGCGATTAGGTATGTTTGTAGTGCTAGGAGCAATTGAAGACTCACGATCCAAGGCTGTTGTGTGTGGAATCGTTGAAGATACCTTAGGAACTTGGAAGCGATTGAGCTGGGAGTCGATATCGGGAGCAGCTAAAGCTCTGCCAGGTGCGGTCGTTTTTGGGATAGTTGTAAGTCTGCGATCAACTGTGGTGCTGTCGAGCGGAGGCATACTGCCGAGAGTTTTTAACATCTCGTCAGATAGAGATGTGGCTGGAACATTTGAAGAACCTTGAGGAACTGTGGCGCTACTGGGCGTAGATGTAGTGCCAGGAGTAGTTGTAGTACTTCCTGAACCTGAAGAGCTTTGAGAATTACCACTAGGTTGAGAGGGAGCTGTGTTGAGACTAGTGGCTTTTGGGTTCTGCTGCGAACATGCTGCAATGCTAATCAAGGCAGCACTGACACTGATGATGCCAGCTAGACTAGTTAACTTTTGTAGCAAGCTGATGCACTTGAGTGGCTTGATGAAATTGTTCTTGTGTTTTGAATTCATCTTTACTGTTCTGCCATTACTGCTACTTCACCTCTAAAATGGCTACTATTTCTATCCAGCCTATATTCCGACGATAGCCATCAAAGCTGAAGAATTTTCTTTGTCTAACGGAGAAACCAGCCGACTAAAACTTTACCCATTGTGAAGTAGAGAGATACAAGATATCAACCAGTTGTACTTCACAGGATTCAATTCTTAATAAAAAACACCGCTCAACAGAGCGATGCTTTTACAGTGTAAAAATTTAGTTTGTCTAAGTACTACTTGAGCCCAACTCAGTACTATCCACTACAGTTGTAAAGCTTTGATAAATTGGTAGCGATCGCTACTTTTTCTCAGATATTGAGCTGCCTATAGCACCATTTCAGTTAGACGTCGTATATTAGACATCCACTTGCTTCTGGATGCCGATCGCAGTACCAGTCTAAAGAAGTTTTGGACTTTAAAATCCTCTGCTGATGGGAACTTTCTGCTTGTAGCTCTTCAACAATATCCCAGGCTACTGCACAATCACTAGAGGAGTTACCTTTGATTTCACAAGCAACACGACCTTGTTCAATGGCTTCTTGAATGGCTTGCTCTAAAGTTTTGGTAGCTTCTACAGTTTTAGTCATCAAATCCTGGTTTCAGCTGGCAACGCTGATTTAAAGGTTTACAAAAAGTGATTAGTGATTAGCGATCAGTAAAAACGTAGGTTTAATGTCAATTTCTTTTAAGGAATAACTCGCACTTTGGCTATGTAAAATCGAAATGAGAAGAACAAAACCCCAAATCCCTCACCTTTACCATTTTCTGTAACATGACCAAGTTCAGCACTGGTTACTGAATATAGCTTTTTGTCGTTTTCCAGTCATTACCATCCGCACCCCGCCAGCAGGAGCAAGAGTAAACCCACGACGTTGCAGTTTAACAGGCTTATCCGCCGCTAAAGCAAGTTGACACTTGGATAAAATTGTTGCCAGAACTAGTTTCATTTCTAACTGAGCTAAGGCATATCCCAAACACCGCCGACTCCCACCACCAAAAGGAAAGTATTCAGACGCGGAATACTGTCGCTCCAAAAAACGTTCTGGCTTAAACTGTTGCGCACTAGGATACAAGTCTTCCCGATAATGCACGAGATAAATACTTGGCATCAAGGTTGTCTCAGCATCAAAAAAGTGTCCTGCAATCTTGATAGGCGACTTGGTGATCCGGGGAAAAAGCACTGGAATAACTGGATACATCCGCAGCGTTTCTTGGCAAACTGCTGTTAAGTAGGGAAGTTGAGCAATTTTCATCGGGGGTGAATTCTCCCCTAAGCTGTCTAATTCCTGTAACAATTTCTCACGAACATCTAGCTGTTGATGAATCTGATAGAAAGCCCAAGCGAGTGTCGTTGCAGTTGTTTCATGCCCAGCAAATAAAATCGTTAGCAGTTCATCTCTCACTTCCTCATCGCTCATCGCTTGCCCATTTTCATCCCGCACCGCCATCATCAGGCTCAGGACATCGGTACGTCCTTCGTCTCCCTTGTTTCTTCTCTCCTCAATTTCGGCTTGCAGTAGGTCATGAACGTGGCGTTGTCGCCGTTTCATTCGGCTCCAAGGAGTCCACGCCCCCCAATCTTGTTGTAAGAACCGCAAGAACAGCATACTAGACCGGAGGGGAGAATCGGTCATATCGAGCCAATCTGTGAGTAGGGACTTTAGTTGTTGATAGCGTTCCCCTGCGCTCAAGCCAAAGACAATTTGCAAAATTACCTCCAGGCTAACCTGCTGCATGGCAGTCCGGGCTATAAAAGGTTGATTGACTTGCCACTGGCTAACGACTTGTTCAGTAATTAGGCAGATTTGTTGGGCGTAAGTCTGTAGCCTTTCCCCATGAAAGGGAGGCATTAATAATTTTCGTTCTCGCCGATGACGAGCGCCGTCTAGTAGCATTAGAGAATTTCGCCCAACTAGTGGTTCTGCGAGTGCATTTGCGCGACCTATATCAAACTGGGAATCTTGGCTGAAGATCGCCCCAATTACTTGGGGATTGCCAATGACTACAGGAGAGCCAAGCCCACTCAAATGCATGGTAAAAATATCTCCATACTTTTGGCTGTATTTGTCTTGGTATCCTATTGGATCGGCAATCCAGTTTATGAGTTGCCACCAAGGCGGACTGGTAATGGGATTTGGTAATTGACTCAACATGACATTCCTTCACTGAACTATCCCCATGACTTAACTCTACATTAGGGAAATTAGTGCTGATACCAATGTGAAATGAAAGAGAGAAGAATAGAGGGAGGAGCATCAGGGAGCTACCTTCAATGGCAAAACGACTCAAACTGGAAATCACTGAGACAGGGGAATATCTGGAAAAGAGCCTCAAGCAGGCCAAAAGTGGCGCTCAAAAGGAACGTCTGCTTGTGCTATGGTGGCTTAAAACTGGACAAGTGAGTGAGCATCAAGAACTCAGCCGTCGATTGGGGCGTGCTCCTGCCACCATCACCCGGTGGTTGCCCTGATGGAGTTAGAAGCGATTTTAGAGCTCAAACAGTTGCGCTACATCGCTCAGGATGAAACCCGCATTGAGCGTAAAACCGAAACCAAACCAGTGA
This window of the Chroococcidiopsis sp. CCMEE 29 genome carries:
- the aroC gene encoding chorismate synthase; protein product: MGNTFGHLFRVTTFGESHGGGVGVVIDGCPPRLEISTAEIQLELDRRRPGQSKITTPRKEADSCEILSGVFEGKTLGTPIAILVRNKDTRPQDYDEMAQKYRPSHADVTYDSKYGIRNWQGGGRSSARETIGRVAAGAIAKKILRQIAGVEIIGYVKRIKDLEGVVDPNTVTLEQVESNIVRCPDAECAEQMIEQIEQIGRQGDSIGGVVECVARNVPKGLGSPVFDKLEADIAKGVMSLPASKGFEIGSGFAGTLLTGSEHNDEFYTDETGEIRTVTNRSGGVQGGISNGENIILRVAFKPTATIRKEQRTVNREGEETLLAAKGRHDPCVLPRAVPMVEAMVALVLCDHLLRHHGQCEVLSLG
- a CDS encoding cytochrome P450 encodes the protein MLSQLPNPITSPPWWQLINWIADPIGYQDKYSQKYGDIFTMHLSGLGSPVVIGNPQVIGAIFSQDSQFDIGRANALAEPLVGRNSLMLLDGARHRRERKLLMPPFHGERLQTYAQQICLITEQVVSQWQVNQPFIARTAMQQVSLEVILQIVFGLSAGERYQQLKSLLTDWLDMTDSPLRSSMLFLRFLQQDWGAWTPWSRMKRRQRHVHDLLQAEIEERRNKGDEGRTDVLSLMMAVRDENGQAMSDEEVRDELLTILFAGHETTATTLAWAFYQIHQQLDVREKLLQELDSLGENSPPMKIAQLPYLTAVCQETLRMYPVIPVLFPRITKSPIKIAGHFFDAETTLMPSIYLVHYREDLYPSAQQFKPERFLERQYSASEYFPFGGGSRRCLGYALAQLEMKLVLATILSKCQLALAADKPVKLQRRGFTLAPAGGVRMVMTGKRQKAIFSNQC
- a CDS encoding radical SAM protein, which translates into the protein MTKSAFAAERLLFTPAAPDTDAIPTIFAFPNEYSVGITSLGYQVVWATLAMRSDVQVSRLFTDTHEQLPRSPELVGFSCSWELDYVNILNLLEFLEIPIHSAARSAADPLVFGGGPVLTANPEPFADFFDIILLGDGENLLGNFIEAYKQVRNADRKTQLRQLAQVPGVYVPSLYEVTYHSPDGCIQSIQPVAAEIPNWVEKQTYRGNTLSASTVVTEKAAWENIYMVEVVRSCPEMCRFCLASYLTLPFRTASVEGSLIPAIERGLAVTDRIGLLGASVTQHPEFETLLDYLSQPQYDRVRLSIASVRTNTVTLELAQALAKRDTRSLTIAVESGSERLRQIINKKLNNDEIIQAAVNAKAGGLSGLKLYGMAGVPGEEPADLEQTVEMMRSLKRAAPGLRLTFGCSTFVPKAHTPFQWFGVNREAEKRLQLLQKQLKPQGIDFRPESYNWSVIQALLSRGDRRLSQLLELTRHYGDSLGSYRRAFKQLREQLPDLDFYVHINWSKSQVLPWSHLQGPLSQATLLKHLAAAEALFNHKQAKFEPHDPPLKPRQTAAF
- a CDS encoding Calvin cycle protein CP12 — translated: MTKTVEATKTLEQAIQEAIEQGRVACEIKGNSSSDCAVAWDIVEELQAESSHQQRILKSKTSLDWYCDRHPEASGCLIYDV
- a CDS encoding FtsQ-type POTRA domain-containing protein, whose translation is MTSKPSISWSDLTQRRRILRSRRRLKQLQFLWRILIVTSILGGSIWATTRPVWVLHDESNQIIVEGNHLLSEQAIQSLLPLKSPQSLLQIEPKAIASALKSYSPIADVTVTRQLFPPSLIVQVQERVPVAISLTKRSEGSPTLEPKASIGFLDQTGVWIPSKSYNSQVRSKLKSLNLKVIGSPEQYRSYWTQLYQAISRSPVKVTEIDCQDSANLILKTELGIVHLGPYTPQLNEKLKVLDQMRQLSTKMKSSQIAYIDLKNPQIPLVQMNQSEELVNPDTQ